A single genomic interval of Rhea pennata isolate bPtePen1 chromosome 5, bPtePen1.pri, whole genome shotgun sequence harbors:
- the ASCL2 gene encoding achaete-scute homolog 2, producing the protein MNGGALQPPPAAPPPPRGGRRRPASPELLRCKRRLAFAALPRPGPGPGPGPGPGGAAAAVARRNERERNRVRLVNLGFAALRQHVPHGAASKKMSKVETLRSAVEYIRALQRLLAEHDAAAAAFPPGRGTAGASGGYSSASPSFGSSAPGSPCSSEESGCDAALSPDEQHLLDLTGWLGAY; encoded by the coding sequence ATGAACGGCGGCGCCCTgcagccgccgcccgccgccccgccgcccccccgcggcggccggcggcggcccgcctCGCCCGAGCTGCTGCGCTGCAAGCGGCGCCTGGCCTTcgccgcgctgccgcggccggggccggggccggggcccgggccgggcccggggggggcggcggcggcggtggcgcgGCGCAACGAGCGGGAGCGGAACCGCGTGCGGCTGGTGAACCTGGGCTTCGCGGCGCTGCGGCAGCACGTCCCGCACGGCGCCGCCAGCAAGAAGATGAGCAAGGTGGAGACCCTCCGCTCCGCCGTCGAGTACATCCGCGCCCTGCAGCGCCTCCTCGCCGAGCacgacgccgccgccgccgccttcccccCGGGCCGCGGCACGGCCGGCGCCAGCGGCGGCTACTCCTCCGCCTCGCCCTCCTTCGGCTCCTCGGCGCCCGGCTCGCCCTGCTCCTCCGAGGAGAGCGGCTGCGACGCGGCGCTCAGCCCCGACGAGCAGCACCTGCTGGACCTCACGGGCTGGCTCGGCGCCTACTGA